In Paramisgurnus dabryanus chromosome 7, PD_genome_1.1, whole genome shotgun sequence, the following are encoded in one genomic region:
- the LOC135760705 gene encoding uncharacterized protein codes for MMSDGGKRRTKLKDNSWIRRDAEEDDPVDYDPNFGKSVLGRLKSGDDVDSPPVNSGTSVSSVIKRFGNGQEVSNKSSITTTYTKTSVTTPTSPTKPPVPVKNSAFKTSPNTSSFTARVFSGANTNNNTVSPVKRSFGEKIPEVTVSQTISRTEKTSSVEPPPAPPLPAPVPPSPLSSVTSNSSSTSVKSSSVIPSPVKSSSRNETVSFSYESPNSSITSSTKSFTSSNSSSLILEETRTTKPTEKISEKLSDVSYSSTTPSSDTLNTRYYTSERSSASLDGLAENLIPSRTGSVYSQSSQYNYSSTTPSSETLNTRYYTSERSSASLDDNLTPSRSGSVYSYSSTTPSSDTLNTRYYTSERSSASLDDNLTPSRSGSVYQSQMTSYDQPYSTSSQTLYSPTKTTYSEFTSTRNSVSSRNVCSVCGKPIDGSARMILEDLKISSHTSCFKCSVCNRDLGNLEAGKSLWVHRDRVNCSNCYSKVKGQWYL; via the exons ATGATGTCCGATGGCGGCAAAAGGAGAACTAAGTTAAAAGATAACAGCTGGATCAGACGAGATGCAGAAGAGGATGACCCAGTCGA TTACGATCCAAACTTTGGTAAATCTGTCCTGGGACGGCTAAAATCTGGAGACGATGTCGACAG TCCCCCGGTGAATTCTGGGACCTCCGTCAGTTCAGTTATCAAAAG ATTTGGTAACGGTCAGGAAGTGAGCAATAAAAGCAG CATCACCACAACTTACACTAAAACCTCTGTGACAACACCCACGTCACCCACCAAACCCCCTGTTCCTGTCAA GAATTCGGCGTTCAAGACCTCGCCTAACACGTCAAGTTTTACAGCTCGTGTTTTTTCAGGAGCAAACACAAACAATAACAC GGTAAGTCCTGTCAAAAGATCATTTGGTGAGAAGATTCCAGAGGTCACAGTGTCTCAAACTATCAGCAG AACAGAAAAAACCTCCAGTGTTGAACCACCCCCAGCCCCTCCGTTACCTGCTCC TGTACCTCCATCACCGCTGTCATCAGTCACATCCAACAGCTCTAGCAC tagtGTGAAAAGTTCTTCTGTGATCCCATCACCTGTTAAGAGCTCGAGCAG GAATGAAACTGTGTCTTTCTCTTATGAGTCGCCCAACTCCTCTATAACATCTTCTACAAA GAGCTTCACCAGCTCGAACTCCAGTTCACTGATCCTGGAAGAGACTCGAACTACAAAACCTACAGAGAAGATCTCAGAGAAGCTGAG TGATGTCAGTTATTCTTCAACAACTCCATCATCTGATACACTGAACACACGATATTACACCAGTGAAAGATCCAG TGCTTCACTGGATGGTCTGGCTGAGAATTTAATCCCGAGCCGAACTGGAAGTGTGTACTCACAATCGTCCCAATACAA TTATTCTTCAACAACTCCATCATCTGAGACACTGAACACACGATATTACACCAGTGAAAGATCCAG TGCTTCACTGGATGATAATTTAACTCCGAGCAGATCTGGAAGTGTATACAG TTATTCTTCAACAACTCCATCATCTGATACACTGAACACACGATATTACACCAGTGAAAGATCCAG tgcttcaCTGGATGATAATTTAACTCCAAGCCGATCTGGAAGTGTATACCA ATCACAGATGACGTCCTATGATCAGCCCTATTCCACTTCATCACAAACGCTGTATTCaccaacaaaaacaacatattcAGAGTTCACCTCCACCAG AAACTCTGTTAGCAGCCGCAATGTTTGTTCAGTTTGTGGTAAACCCATTGATGGATCAGCAAGAATGATTTTAGAAGATCTGAAGATCTCCAGTCACACCTCCTGCTTCAAG TGTTCTGTATGTAACAGAGATCTTGGGAACCTGGAGGCTGGAAAGTCTCTTTGGGTTCACAGGGACCGGGTGAACTGCTCAAACTGCTACAGTAAAGTCAAGG GTCAATGGTACCTTTAA
- the slain1b gene encoding SLAIN motif-containing protein 1 codes for MDAAVLMPDVRAELEVQKLQELVRKLERQNEQLRSRANIAPPASSCCVPSPASNLAYHYFPPDDPFSYFQPHSAAEEDDEPRALLDQLEILDLDIIFPSYEESEETWLYVSPRSLWSGEVSSALDWCRRVLDQQRSDVNTRKQTLQSVNRWRSGLSPAYPRARVVGVSPLCTSSKPSTPDSCTAGGVRRAPLSQVSPDVSVMSDDDSLSLSYKLQDLTDVQVMARLQEESLRQDFTTTTSSSSSHNRRSASFSFQFVQRAESHEEEEDDDEDYDQLPPPQPRLSRAGSLRHSHTFSGVRDWRGPQYTAISPYQPQSASNTSATSSSEQTDLRISSDKLRRSLPNLLRSPSVSSISIPVSQISSSIRNSQSFDSSVALGRLQTAMSSPGQLRHRVQSVGNFSSRPSLKATAYVSPTVKGSSSMTSSLSLQSLSTAGSPQPSKAGGSQIPARSALPRPASFVSTASTPRSKLATPVRSLLTPPKSLMTLSALRDGSWRDGCY; via the exons ATGGACGCGGCGGTGCTGATGCCGGACGTGCGCGCGGAGCTGGAGGTCCAGAAGCTGCAGGAGCTCGTGCGAAAACTCGAACGGCAAAACGAGCAGCTTCGCAGCCGCGCGAATATCGCGCCGCCCGCGAGCTCCTGCTGCGTCCCGAGTCCGGCATCGAACCTCGCATATCACTATTTCCCTCCGGATGATCCGTTTTCGTATTTCCAGCCGCATTCCGCCGCGGAGGAGGATGACGAGCCCCGCGCGCTTCTGGACCAATTGGAGATTCTGGACCTGGATATCATCTTCCCGAGCTATGAGGAGTCTGAGGAGACCTG gCTCTATGTGTCCCCGAGGTCTCTGTGGTCCGGTGAAGTTTCGAGCGCTCTGGATTGGTGTCGACGGGTTCTCGATCAGCAGCGGTCAGATGTGAATACCAGGAAACAAACACTGCAGTCCG TGAACAGATGGAGGTCAGGTTTGTCCCCTGCTTATCCTCGTGCTCGTGTAGTTGGAGTTTCTCCTCTCTGCACCTCCTCTAAACCCTCCACACCTGACTCCTGTACAGCAG GTGGTGTTAGACGCGCTCCTCTCAGTCAGGTGTCTCCAGATGTCAGCGTGATGTCTGATGATGATTCTCTTAGTTTGAGTTATAAACTGCAGGATCTCACTGATGTTCAGGTGATGGCTCGACTGCAGGAAGAGA GTCTGCGTCAAGATTTCACCACCACCACCTCATCCTCGTCTTCTCACAATCGTCGCAGTGCCAGCTTTTCCTTCCAGTTTGTCCAGCGAGCCGAGTCACACGAGGAAGAAgaggatgatgatgaagattacGATCAGTTGCCCCCTCCACAGCCGCGTCTGAGTCGGGCCGGATCTCTTCGGCACTCGCACACCTTCAGCGGCGTCAGGGACTGGAGGGGACCGCAGTACACCGCCATCTCACCTTACCAACCTCAATCTGCCTCAAACACGAGCGCCACATCCTCCAGCGAGCAGACGGACCTCAGGATCTCCTCAG ATAAGCTGAGGAGGAGTTTGCCAAATCTCCTGAGATCTCCGAGCGTCTCCAGCATCTCAATCCCTGTCAGTCAAATATCTTCATCCATCAGGAACAGTCAGAGCTTTGATTCATCTGTTGCACTGGGACGACTTCAGACCGCCA TGTCGTCTCCCGGGCAGCTGCGGCATCGCGTTCAAAGCGTTGGAAACTTCTCATCTCGTCCATCTCTGAAGGCCACAGCTTACGTCAGCCCAACGGTAAAGGGTTCTTCATCCATGACATCATCACTCAGTTTACAATCTCTCTCCACCGCTGGGAGTCCACAGCCCAGTAAAGCGGGCGGCTCTCAGATCCCAGCACGCAGTGCTCTGCCGCGGCCGGCGTCTTTCGTATCGACCGCCTCGACCCCTCGCAGCAAACTCGCTACACCCGTACGCAG TTTGCTGACACCACCAAAGAGTCTGATGACGCTGAGCGCTCTGCGTGATGGGAGCTGGCGTGATGGATGTTACTAA
- the fbxl3b gene encoding F-box/LRR-repeat protein 3: MKRGEKIGDILEEGGGCTPGPGVRKRLRREESEEDGTVDWSLLPQEILLHIFQYLPLLDRAFASQVCRSWNQAFHMPELWRCFEFELNQPASSYLKATHPDLIKQIIRRHSNHLQFVSFKVDSSTESAEAACDILSQLVNCSLKTLGLISTARPSFMDLPKSHFISALTVVFVNSKSLSSLKIDDTPVDDPSLKVLVANNSDTLKLLKMSSCPHVSPAGILCVADQCHGLRELALNYHLLSDELLLALSSERHVHLEHLRIDVVSENPGQHFHTIKKSSWDAMVRHSPKFNLVMYFYLYEEEFGPFFRDEVPVTHLYFGRSVSKEVLGRVGLTCPRLVELVVCANGLRPLDEELIRIAERCKHLSAIGLGECEVSCSAFVEFVKMCGGRLSQLSIMEEVLVPDNKYGPDDIHWEVSKHLGRVWFPDMMPTW, from the exons ATGAAACGAGGTGAAAAAATAGGCGATATCCTGGAGGAGGGGGGAGGATGCACACCGGGGCCTGGGGTCCGCAAGAGGCTCCGGCGGGAGGAGTCAGAGGAGGACGGGACGGTGGACTGGAGTCTGCTGCCGCAGGAAATCTTACTGCACATCTTTCAGTATCTGCCCCTGCTGGACCGAGCCTTCGCCTCACAGGTGTGCAGAAGCTGGAATCAGGCCTTTCATATGCCCGAACTCTGGAGGTGCTTCGAGTTTGAGCTCAATCAGCCTGCCAGCTCGTACCTGAAGGCCACTCATCCGGACCTCATTAAACAGATCATCCGACGTCACTCCAATCACCTGCAGTTCGTCAGCTTTAAG GTGGACAGCAGTACTGAATCTGCAGAAGCAGCGTGTGATATCCTCTCTCAGCTGGTCAATTGTTCTCTGAAGACCCTTGGACTCATCTCCACCGCTCGACCCAGCTTCATGGATCTGCCCAAG TCTCATTTCATCTCGGCATTGACGGTCGTATTTGTGAACTCAAAATCTTTGTCGTCACTGAAGATTGATGACACGCCGGTGGACGATCCGTCACTCAAAGTGTTGGTGGCCAATAACAGCGACACTCTGAAGCTGTTGAAAATGAGCAGCTGTCCGCACGTGTCTCCTGCAG GGATCCTCTGCGTGGCGGATCAGTGTCACGGTTTACGCGAGCTGGCGCTCAACTACCACCTGCTGAGCGACGAGCTGCTGTTGGCGCTGTCGTCCGAGCGGCACGTCCACCTGGAGCACCTGCGCATCGACGTGGTGAGCGAGAACCCGGGCCAACACTTCCACACCATCAAGAAGAGCAGCTGGGATGCAATGGTGCGCCACTCGCCCAAATTTAACCTGGTCATGTACTTCTACTTGTATGAGGAGGAGTTCGGGCCCTTCTTCCGCGACGAGGTTCCCGTCACGCACCTTTACTTCGGCCGCTCGGTCAGCAAGGAGGTTTTGGGTCGTGTGGGTTTGACTTGTCCGCGGCTGGTGGAGCTGGTGGTTTGCGCCAACGGCCTTCGTCCTCTCGACGAGGAGCTCATCCGGATCGCCGAACGCTGCAAACACCTCTCGGCCATCGGACTGGGCGAGTGCGAGGTGTCGTGCAGTGCATTTGTGGAGTTTGTGAAGATGTGCGGCGGCCGCCTCTCGCAGCTGTCCATCATGGAGGAGGTTCTGGTGCCCGATAATAAGTACGGGCCAGATGACATCCACTGGGAGGTGTCAAAGCATCTGGGTCGGGTCTGGTTCCCTGACATGATGCCCACGTGGTAG